GTTTGTAAAAGTTGCATTATAAATTATTGGTTAAtgcaattaaatgaaatatatcCCGTTATActtttttcgataatttttcttgaaatcacaTTAGAAGTTGATGTATTTACACCAGCAATGACTTCGTCAATGGTTTCGCCTACTGTGTCATTTCCCGCGTCTTGAGAGCAATCATCTGTAGAATAGTCATCTGCAAGACATTAGTCAATGTGTTCAAGGatatgtttttcatttatgCCCCCACTCCATCAGCTACAGTGAGACGATAGCCAATGAGTTTTAGCTTTGTTGTTGGATCCTCATCTGTCACTTTTGCGTTACGTAATACACGACTAAACATGCGAAAGTTGACAGCTTTGGCACGGGCATAGGGAAGAGGGATTTCTAACATTCCCCCCTTTCCATTAAAGAAAGCCAGGTAGTCTACAAGAGGAGTCCAACATTGAAGTTCCTGACCTAATTTTCCGCTTTAGTTTGCTGTTTTAccaatatcaataaaaaaattataaatacctTTGTGGCAAAGGTATATCATTTCACTGTCATCTTCTGTATCAACCTTTTGTTTGACAATTTGGTATGTGtcatcttttctttaattacaattttttttcttctcttctccagCAAGGAAGAAGTCGTGTTGATCAGGAGCTATGGTGCATTTCAGATATTCTCTGTATTTTTGCGTTATTCCACTATTGTTGGTGATTGATTTTTGCTTTGAATTCCGAATAGATGTcctacaaaaatttcaaatttaaacaaCTTAGAAATTGTAAacttataaatttattcttaaTATTTTGACTCACCAAAAATGCGGAGAAGTTCTACCTACAATGGCGCGGTCCTGAACCAATGTATGATTTGTGCGTTGATTACTCACTgcatgaataatttttttttgcaaatcaaCGTAACTTTTCAGATTTCCACGTTCCATTAATTTATATaaggtaattaattttgtcaTTACAGGAAAATCATCATTGTCATCGCGTAAATACGAAAACCACATCTAAATTgatttcaacttttaaaaGTGATCACAaacagaaatgtttttcaaaaagaattacCTTTGCGACTACTTTAGTACCAGGACTGTGTACTCCAGCAATGGAAGGTCCCACAACTAAGTCTGTATCATTacgttttttaattgaaacgtAGTTGTCGAGTAAGAGTTCCGTAAATACACCAGCTATTGTTTGGCATTTCaggttttcaatttgaataaacaaaaaattttgtcttctCTTGCTGTCCTTTCCGCTTCCTCCTCCATTTCCCTTTTAATAATCCAATTATGTTTttgttaaatgttaaaaatattaatattatttgaatttaggCCTACATGTATTCATAAATTAATAATGCTGTCAAAAGTCTTGAATCGATATCATATTCAATGTGCGCATTCGCTTTTAACCTAAACAGAGTAAACTTTTGCAAGGTGGGAATAGACATTTGTTCAAGACATAAACAATGCGAAAAAAAAGCACCGAAAACTTCATTTCGCCAAAGGTATAATAGGGAGCTATATAACTTTGAGCATTGATAAATGAGTTAAAGGGTGGGAgtctttaaattaataattctgtcaaaagtCTTGAATCGATATCGATACGGTTCCGACTGGGTCGCGTCAACCAgcggcatttttttttcgatgagGAGAAAAGATGCCTAAAACGGAAAAAGCCTGTGCCTACTGCATCTCAGTTAGCCACCCTAACTCCGGTTTTGGATACCTTCGGCATCATTCGAGTAGGGGGCAAACTGCAACATTCGTCACTTCCTGAAGACGTAAAACACCCGATTGTTTTATCATCAGACAGTCAACTGGCTATAATGGTAATCAGCGACATTCATAAACTTGACCTTCATTACCTTCATACCGAACCAACTCTACACTATATACGCGCCCAATACAATGTTCTTCACCCGAGAGCTACCATCAACAAAGTCATCTGCCATAGTTTTTCGTGCAAACTCAAAACAAGCCAACCAGATCCTTCTCTGATTGGCGCCTTCACCTCCAGGGAGTCGTCTGAAGTCTCACCTTCCGCCTTTCACCAATGtcggaattgattttttggccCTTTATCATTCGTCATGTTCCGGAGAACTGTCATGCGTTATGGTGTTATGTCTAACTGCTTGGAATACCGTGCAGTTCATCTCGAGATCGGAGATTGGCTCGACTTGGAATCATTCGTCAACGTATTTTCTCACAGATCGCCGTTGTTTTTCCAAGTTGTGCTACAGATAATGGCACTAATTTGGTAGCAGGAGAACAAGAAATCAACATAGCACTATCATGATGGAAACCGCAAGAACTGGTtcgaaaaattacaaattgaaaaaaccaGTTGACTGGCATtttagccccccccccccccgcagCAGCTCCACGTTTGGGAGGCTCCTGGGAGCTTTCAATAAAATCTGCGAAAACCGCTCTACGTGGCATCCTTTGGCTAGAGAGCCACAGGCATTGCGCCCGCTTTGTCTGACCCATCCGATCCGACCCCCCACCTCACCCCACCTCACCCCCCCCCCGCCCAGCTAAAACCCACAACGGACAAAGCGAGGCCCAATACCTTAGGCTCTCTAGCACATAAAACCTTCCAACGACTGCTGCGTTGCCGCGATGGACACAAATGTGAAAAAGCATGTCAAACAGCCCTATCCTATCAGAGTCATCAAACCTATGGTTACTGCGCTCAACTTTGAATCCTTCCATAAGCCTTAGATGACCAATCAAGCAAAATCTAGCTATTTAGCCTACACGGGGGTCGGTGGCTGTGTCATTTACTAGCTGGTAGGGGCTTTTCTAcgaattttttctaagtccttttGTCTGTcgctcttttcctttttccatagTATTAAAATTATCTACGTTAAGAACGATGGGTTTgcttataaaaatattttcattttgtattgattaatcaatttttttttaaattaaataaaacaaaaacaaaaatagacgGTGCGCGAACAACGTATCTCCCCGTACCCCTATCGTTATAATCCAATGCTCTATCCATTTAGCTACCGATTCCGGATGTATccttaaaaaagaacaaagtgaTGTCCCTATGTGGTAACACAGACTAAGAATAGAAAGACGACTATCTCCTATACAGCCAATGAGGATCATGCTCGTGGCTCCCGCTGCGGCGCTGCGATCAATTTAGAGGAGACTTTTCGGTGAATTTTCCTTTATCCCTACTGATTAGAGTCTTCACAcaccttaattttaaaaattgactttttgtgctaagtttttacttttttactttgttattttgttcgtgatttcttgattatgcaataaaaatgtcaaatagattggtttatttatttgtgccGTAATAAATTGGTTTTATAGACACCCTTTCTCGCTTAATTTGTGACGAATTATTTATGAATCGTGAAACGCTGGATTCTTGTGTCATTTGGAATTCAGGAAAATTTAGGCTCCAAATAGTCTTATAAGTAGTGGTGGTCTTAGTCTTAGTATGCCGTACCATGGCAAAGCAGCTAAAATAGAATAATAGTTTTTACAAATGTGTCGTGATTTAAGGACAAGAGATGCCGGAATATTGTTTCATTCAAGGTTGTCCTAATCATTATCGTGGGAAGAAAACCTTGGGTGCTACTACTAATGTAACAGATCCCAAAAAATCACGATTGTTTTATGTACCAAAAGACTACATTTTAAAGAATATCTGGTCTGAGAAAATTCCTATCAATGGCACTGACTTAAAAAAACTTCTAGGTTGTGTGAATTTCActttaaagaagaagacatcgtaaaagaagataaatttATCATTGATGGACAAGTGAAATGTATTCCACGACAAAATTGGACATTAAAAAAGGATGCTTATCCACAGATTTTCCCATGTAAGAAATAATAACCATTGCTAATTATTATAACTTTTTTGTACATAAACCTTACATATGTTTTGTTGCAACATACAGTCACAGATACAGTGCAGAGAAAACCACCAGCTGAAAGAAAGCCACTCAACGACACAACCAATACTTACAAGGGACTAACCCCTTCCAGATCAAGAAcgagtaaagaaaaattaagaaatgaaGCTGGCTTCAAACCAACCAAGAAAGTGGTAACACACATACAAGAAATGATTCCCAAAGAACCAAATGAAGAAGCAGTTGATGTAGACCCATCTTTTGAAGCTATTACTTGTCGTACTGTAGAAGAGAATCCCCCACTCATACAGCAGGAAATTGATAGCATTATTCTACCATCATCATCTTGGAGAAGAGGAGATTTTTCTGTCGAAGGttgtattaattattttgaaatccaagaaaaagaaaaaagtgttgcTATACAAAAAATAGCATctgttgattttaaaaaacggACATTCTCGCACACTATACTCAATCGTGACATCACCGAAATTGAGGGGAAAAACGGCGGTACTTTCACGTCAGTGGCAGAAGTAGAAGACATGCTAAGAAAACTACATGAAGCAAGAATCTGCCCAGGAATAGTAAACAATCCTGAAAAGTATCCCCAACAAAATTCTGGATTGGTTCGTAATGGGAAATTGGTTGATGGAATTTGGAGAGCTTATAAGTAGGTTAATTCCTTGTTCATATCAATAACTATAaactcataatttttttaatttcacagTTGTAGTCTTCTTCTATCTGATACTGACACAACCAACAAATGCACCTgttgcaaatttctacataaGGCTTTGCAGATGCAAATGAAAAGGATGAAGACGCTGAAGATGCATACAAAAGTTAATCACAAGTATTTAACCATGAAGCAGCTGTCCCACAAAGTAGCTGCTAAAGCCGAAAATGAAGCAAGGCGAAAATCTatactgaaaaagaaaaaagaagagatagcAGTAAATTTTAGACTGCAATTTTTGGTTATcttaaaatacattttatattCGTGTATTGTAGGCACTGAAAGCAGAGATAAAAGACATGCGCATGCAGGTTGCAACATTGAAGAACGACGAAATAAATGTTATATTAGACAAGATTAATGATGAAAAGGTATAAGATTTGTTGAATTCTTCCCATTTTAACTAGTGAAGTCTATTGCTTCTATTTGTCTTATGCCTtcgtttttacattttctattaattttacGGTAGTAACAAAACAACCAGTAACTACTAACAACCTAAACATGTTACGGTTATTTCCATACAGCCCAAAACAATCCATGTTCCCCTATCCGACATTCCTTAAATCACCATGAGTTTGTATGTGAACATAGTGCTGTAGTGACCCCATAGTGACGCCTATAtgacgaatttttctttttttatactgAAAAAGTATGTAGTATATTCAACAATTCTGTATCCCCTAGCATTCACCTACACATTCCCAACATCTCCCATAAATAAGTATCGGAAGTACATCACCTATTTTACAAATTATACTTGCGTACTGATTAATTCAACTATTTTAGAAAGGTAAACTTAACTTTAACGCACTTTTTTGTCATTTATAGGAAAAATTGGTTGTGAAAACGATTATCGCTAAATCAAGATGTAAAGATAAGTACAATAAGGATATGCGTTTCGAGATGGAATGGCTCTTGGAATGTCTTTTGATAAGAGTGAAGAGTCCGGCAACGTACGAACATCTCAGAGTAAATAACATCCTTCCTCTTCCCTCGAAGGACACTTTAAGAAAGATGATAAGTAGTCTGTCACCGGAATTCGGTTTTAATGACTTCGCACTACAGTGCataagaagaaatttgaagaatAAGTCGCTACCTGAACGATATGGATCACTCATGTGGGACGAGATGTCGATCACACAGGATTTGCATTTTGACAAACATACCTTTAAATTTAAAGGATTTACTTATCTACGTGCCGATCCTTCAGATATTGAGGAAGAAGATAGCAACATTTCTGCCCTGGACGATTcttggaaggaagaagaagaaaattccgTCCCCTTAGAGACCCCAGAGTTAGCCGACCACGCTTTAGTTATCATTTTTCGACCCTTCAAAGAAAGATGGATTCAACCGATAGGCGTTTTTGCGTCCAAAAATGCCGCATCTGGCACTCAATTGCATAAGCTAATATTAaaagcaattattttattggaaGAATGCGATGCACGAGTACTAACAACCGTATGTGATGGATCGCAACCAAATAATACGGCTTGGAAACTATTTGGAATTTTTGGATGTAACTCCGATACAGCTGCGTTAAATCACAAAATGAAGCATCCAAAGGCTGATggtgatatttattttttgcgagATGTTCCACATCTCTTTAAATGTATCCGGAACCACATTTTTAACCACAAGGAAGTCCAGGTATGCGTTTCATGGAAGGTAgtaattataaatttataacCAAAATATTACTATTTCAGGCTTCTGTGAAAACAATAAGATACTCTgatcttttgaatttatttcaaaacgacGTAAAAAGAGGAAGCACCGGATTAAGTGTAGTGCCAAAGTTAAGACCAGTGCATCTGTCCCCgaatagttttcaaaaaatgaatgtcAAGCTGGCTGT
This region of Daphnia pulex isolate KAP4 chromosome 9, ASM2113471v1 genomic DNA includes:
- the LOC124202628 gene encoding uncharacterized protein LOC124202628, with amino-acid sequence MIPKEPNEEAVDVDPSFEAITCRTVEENPPLIQQEIDSIILPSSSWRRGDFSVEGCINYFEIQEKEKSVAIQKIASVDFKKRTFSHTILNRDITEIEGKNGGTFTSVAEVEDMLRKLHEARICPGIVNNPEKYPQQNSGLVRNGKLVDGIWRAYNCSLLLSDTDTTNKCTCCKFLHKALQMQMKRMKTLKMHTKVNHKYLTMKQLSHKVAAKAENEARRKSILKKKKEEIAALKAEIKDMRMQVATLKNDEINVILDKINDEKV